One genomic region from Hemiscyllium ocellatum isolate sHemOce1 chromosome 13, sHemOce1.pat.X.cur, whole genome shotgun sequence encodes:
- the LOC132821332 gene encoding vomeronasal type-2 receptor 1-like, which yields MQGMIFAINEINNDPALLPNITLGYAIYDTCYNIPAAIKDTFALISGQQKFTPNYQCQLNSSLSAVIGASTSTISIAMASILGIYNFPQISYFSSIPVLSNKEEFPSFFRTMPSDMFQSKVFVLLVKHFGWKWVGILADNVDYGIQAAQIFRKEVESLGVCIAFSETIPIVKSREKYLQVVDVIRMSSARVIVAFSCDTNIVPLLEEVVRQNITDRTWLASEGWSTSGPLFIIKKEHTKYWTGTMGLTLPLCDIEGLQEFLFQTNPTKAVHDMFITELWEEVFNCLWSPVVQGENKLQPNISQEICTGLEDMRAANHSYTDDSNFRVSCNVNNAVYAVAYALHDLQACENGKGPFENGTCASIRDFEPWQLLHYMKKVRFIDQSGNERYFDKNGDVSAVYDIINWQVTADGVIKFVKVGRYDARAAPGHQLTIKEKDLIWNTGELEVPHSVCSKNCKSGTRKRVQQGQPICCFDCIPCADGEISNGTECFQCPEDYWSNINKDQCVPKEVEFLSFYEPLGSVLTFFSILGVTISVTVILIFIKFMNTPIVRANNYELSFLLLFSLMLCFLTSLAFIGKPSVEFCVIRQIGFGISFTLCLSCILVKTVVVVLAFTMTTPNQNVLKHFQPIHHRLVVTAAMLIQICICVGFLFSLPIAVEKNTKAAVGKIILECSKGSEHALFGSLGYIGFLSVLGFVLAFLARKLPNNFNEAKFITFSLFIFFAVWVSFLPAYFSSKGKYLVAIEIFAILSSSFGLLVCIFFPKCYVLLLRPELNTKRGLMDRAHLTAKSTSKT from the exons ATGCAAGGAATGATTTTCGCAATTAATGAAATAAATAATGATCCAGCACTCTTACCAAACATAACGTTGGGCTATGCCATCTATGATACTTGCTATAATATTCCTGCAGCTATAAAGGATACATTTGCTCTGATATCTGGACAGCAGAAATTCACACCAAATTACCAATGCCAGTTAAATTCTTCCTTATCTGCTGTAATAGGTGCCTCAACATCAACAATCTCAATAGCAATGGCATCAATACTTGGGATTTATAATTTTCCTCAG ATTAGTTACTTTTCATCTATTCCAGTTCTCAGCAATAAAGAAGAATTCCCATCCTTTTTTCGCACAATGCCCAGTGATATGTTTCAGTCCAAGGTTTTTGTTCTTTTGGTGAAGCACTTTGGTTGGAAGTGGGTGGGAATATTAGCAGACAATGTTGATTATGGCATACAAGCAGCTCAGATATTTAGAAAAGAAGTAGAAAGCCTTGGTGTGTGCATTGCCTTTTCTGAGACAATTCCAATAGTGAAGTCTAGAGAAAAATATCTTCAAGTTGTTGACGTAATAAGAATGTCATCTGCAAGGGTTATAGTTGCTTTCTCTTGTGACACTAATATTGTTCCTTTACTTGAAGAGGTTGTTAGACAAAATATAACAGACAGAACGTGGCTAGCAAGTGAAGGTTGGAGTACATCAGGTCCACTATTTATTATAAAAAAAGAACACACTAAATACTGGACTGGAACAATGGGACTTACACTCCCTTTGTGTGACATTGAAGGACTTCAGGAATTTCTGTTTCAGACGAATCCAACTAAAGCTGTCCATGATATGTTTATAACAGAACTTTGGGAAGAGGTATTCAATTGTTTATGGTCACCTGTAGTACAGGGAGAAAATAAGCTGCAACCAAACATTAGTCAGGAAATCTGCACTGGGCTGGAAGATATGAGGGCTGCTAATCACTCCTATACAGATGACAGTAACTTCCGAGTGTCCTGCAATGTGAACAATGCTGTTTATGCAGTCGCTTATGCCCTGCATGATTTGCAGGCCTGTGAAAATGGAAAGGGACCTTTTGAAAATGGAACCTGTGCAAGTATACGTGATTTTGAACCTTGGCAG CTTCTACATTATATGAAGAAAGTCAGGTTTATTGACCAATCAGGGAATGAACGATATTTTGATAAAAATGGTGATGTTTCAGCTGTATATGACATAATAAACTGGCAAGTAACCGCTGATGGTGTAATTAAATTTGTGAAAGTCGGACGTTATGATGCTAGAGCAGCTCCAGGACATCAACTTACCATTAAGGAGAAGGATCTCATTTGGAATACTGGTGAATTAGAG GTTCCCCATTCTGTATGCAGTAAAAATTGCAAATCAGGAACTCGGAAAAGAGTTCAGCAAGGACAACCAATTTGCTGCTTTGACTGCATTCCATGTGCTGATGGAGAGATATCAAATGGCACAG AATGTTTTCAGTGTCCTGAGGATTACTGGTCAAATATAAATAAAGATCAGTGTGTACCGAAGGAGGTGGAGTTCCTGTCTTTCTATGAACCATTGGGGAgcgttttgacttttttttcaataTTAGGGGTTACTATCTCTGTAACTGTTATTCTGATATTTATAAAGTTCATGAATACGCCCATTGTAAGAGCTAATAATTACGAGCTTAGTTTTCTCCTCCTATTTTCTTTAATGCTGTGTTTCCTGACTTCTCTTGCATTTATTGGCAAACCTTCAGTTGAATTTTGTGTCATCCGTCAAATAGGATTTGGCATCAGCTTTACATTGTGCCTATCATGCATCCTTGTTAAAACTGTAGTGGTGGTATTGGCTTTTACAATGACAACACCCAACCAAAATGTATTAAAACACTTCCAGCCCATACATCACCGTTTGGTTGTCACGGCCGCAATGCTTATTCAGATATGCATCTGTGTCGGGTTTTTGTTCTCATTACCAATTGCTGTGGAGAAAAACACAAAGGCTGCAGTTGGAAAAATAATTCTAGAATGCAGCAAAGGATCTGAACATGCGTTATTTGGCAGTTTGGGATATATTGGATTCTTATCTGTTCTTGGTTTCGTTTTGGCATTTCTTGCTCGAAAATTGCCTAACAATTTCAATGAAGCAAAATTTATCACTTTTAGCCTATTTATCTTTTTTGCTGTATGGGTATCCTTCCTACCAGCTTACTTCAGTAGTAAAGGAAAATATTTAGTTGCAATAGAAATATTTGCCATCCTGTCCTCAAGCTTTGGCCTTCTTGTTTGCATCTTCTTTCCTAAATGTTACGTTCTTTTACTGCGGCCTGAATTGAACACAAAACGTGGTTTGATGGATCGTGCACATCTAACTGCAAAATCCACCTCCAAAACTTAA